The Niallia circulans nucleotide sequence AAACGGAAATGCTCCGGTTTCATTATTCCAGCCACTTTGGATGGCGAGCTTAGCAAGTGCTGCTATTATCTTTATCTCTCTTCGAAAAATAGCTAATACTGCTGATAGAAAAAGGAATTTTGCAGTTAAATTGGTGCAAATTCTAATAGGCGCGATTGCCACGCTTGTCGTTGGATTTGGATTAACCTGGATAGCAAGCGACTTGGTAGGACTTCATATTCCAGATTTCACAAATACAGCTCTGTTTTTAGCTATTACATCCTTTAGCTTCTTCCTTATGATTTCAGCAGTTCTGTCTTTAATAGGACTTCGAGGGATGCCATTATTTATCTTAATGCTTTTCTTTGGTGCTCCATTACTGGCGATGGCTCCGGAAATGATGTCATCATTCTATCATGATTGGGTGTATTCTTGGTTGCCAATGCGCTTTATGGTAAGTGGATTACGTGAACTTCTCTTCTTTGGAAAAGGATTAACTTGGGATTCTGTATCACATCTTGTTTGGATTGGCGCAGGCGGATTAATTGTTATGCTTGCATCTGCATTAAGAGTTAATGCAACGAATAAAAACCCACAAAATGAAAAATTAGAAGGATAATCTTCACAGGCTGTTTTCTTTAAATGAAAACGGCCTGTTTTCGTTTTTCCCTTAATTCTGTCTTAAACCAGCAAATAAAAAAATTACTTGTTCATTTTTCGAAAGTATTTCACTTTTATGGTCTCTATAATAAATAATATAAGCTAAGGCAAGAAGGGAAACCGAAAATTCCCCTTGAATTATGGGAGCGTGAAAGTGCCATAGCTTTATAACAAGCGGCGACTGTTATGACAAGCAATTGTAAAGTTGATTGAAAGTATGGGCATAAATGAATAATGAAAATTTGTATTTTAAACAGTTGTAGAAACTATTAAGATATGGAAGGAATCTTCTATCACTTGATATAGCATCTTTTTAGAAATGAATGTAAGAATGAGGTGAGTTTACTTTGATTATGTCGGAAAAGAAAAAACAAGAATTCTATAAAGCATTAGTAGAAAAAAACCCTCAATACGATGGCATTTTTTTTGCAGGGATTAAAACAACAGGGATTTTTTGTCATGCAACATGTACTGCGAAAAAGCCGAAATATGAAAATTGTGTGTTTTATTTAACCGCAGAAGAAGCACTGTTATCAGGATTTCGTCCTTGTAAACGCTGTAACCCGCTTCATTATCCACACAGTATCCCAGAGGAAGTGGAGATATTGGTTGCTGCAATTGAAAGCAGCCCAGAGAAAAGATGGAAGGAAGCAGATTTTCATGAATTAGGAATTCATTCTGCAACAGCTAGAAGAAAGTTTAAAGAAGTTTATGGAATGACATTTGTCCAATATGCCCGCTCTCGTCGCATGGGAATGGCATTCAAAAAGATCATGACCGGTAAAAAGGTAATTGATCAGCAAGTATCTGTTGGCTATGATTCTTCGAGTGGATTTAATGATGCATTTACAAAAATTATGGGGAATCCACCAAAGAAGACAGCTATTTCGATTATAAATGCGAATATCTTTTCCACACCACTTGGAAATATGATTAGCTTGACTGATGCAAATTATTTGTATTTGCTAGAGTTTACAGATAGAAGAGGACTAGAAAGAGAAATTGAAAAATTGCGGGTAAAGCATAATGCAAGAATTTTACCTGGAAATACGGATATTCATACAAGCTTAATAAACCAGATGAATTTATATTTTTCCAAGGAGCTAGTTCAATTTTCCATTCCAATTATAAAAAGCGGTACTCCTTTTCAAATAAAGGTATGGGATATTCTGTCTGCAATTCCTGCAGGTCAAACGATTTCCTATCAAGATATTGCCCATAAATTAGGTGATAAAAATCTTGTTAGAGCTGTTGGCAATGCGAACGGTGCAAACCAAATTTCCATCATTATTCCTTGTCATAGAGTAATAAATACAAACGGGGAACTAGGCGGATATGGTGGTGGCATAGAACGGAAAAAGTATTTACTTGAGTTAGAAAAACCAATTGGACATTAAAAAGTGGCTGGGATACTACAAAATATAACCTATTTATACACGAATTATAAAACATGGTTTTAGTATAAGTTCGTTTCATTTCGCTCCGCCCACTAACTTTCCGCGGGGAGGAATGGAGCCTCCTCGCCTTCGCTAAATTCCCCTAAGATTTCTAATTATTGTTTTTAAATGAAAACATAAAAAAACTATTAATTAATAAACGTCTAAGTAATGTGCTTTCAATTAGACTTAAATACTTTTGTCCCAGCCTCTTTTAATTAGCACTAATACATAACACCTTTAACTTTGTACAAACTAAAAAGAAATTTTGGAGGTGATTCTATGGAAGGTAAGGACTTTCAAAAAACATATGATGAATATATGCAACAAGGAATGGATCAGGCTCGATTAGAAGCCGTTGGAGAAGTAGAGTCAGGAACAGAACAAATTATTGCAGTTCGCAAAAACGATGATGAAGATATTATCGCCTTTAAAACAAGCAGTGGAAGAGAGTTAGATTATCTTACTGCACTGGAGGAAGCGAAAGCAGGGAAGTTAGCACATATAGATGTATTTCATAAGTATGGCAGGGATATTATTCGGAGTGAGCCTGATGGTATTACTGAAAATAACTTAGATAATTTACCTTCTTTTTAGGAAGATATTAAGTAAGGACGCCTTTCTCTCGAAGGACGTCTTTTTTTCTAGTATTTACGGTATCTCTGCAGAATAAAATCAATAAAATGCCTGCAGGCGATTGGGAGCACTCTTTTGTCTTTGTATGCAAGGCTGATTGAGCGGACAAAGGGCGGGTCTATTAGCTTCGTTACAATTTGATAGGGGCATCTTTGCAGGATGAGCTTTGGCAGGATAGAAATGCCAAGTCCTTGTTCTATCATCGACATAATAGTGTAATCATCATGTACATGATAGTGAATGCTTGGTTCAAAATGATAATGGTCGAAGATGGTTAATGCCTCGCTAATTTCCCCATCTTTTAAAAGAATAAACGGATCATTTGTCAGCTGCTGAAGCGGTACTTTATCAAGACTTGCCAATGGATGATCTAATGGTAATACAGCAAGCATGTCATCTTCCTGCAGCTTTATTGTTGTCAGGTTATTGATGCCGTATGGATTTACGAATCCAAAATCAACACTTCCCTCTTTAATCCAATTGGAAATATCTGTGTAATCGCCTTGGTGTAATTCAAAGTGAACAGCAGGATGCTTTTCCTTAAAATCCTTCATTAATTTTGGTAGCCAATGGCTGGAGACACTGGAAAAGGCACCAATCCGGATGAGCCCGCTCTCAAGACCCTCCATCTCCTTCCGTCTTTCAAGCAGTTCTCGATGTGAGTTGCATATTTTCCGAATGAATGGTAATAATTCTACTCCATCAGGTGTTAAAGTTATCCCTGTTCTGGAACGGATTATTAACGTTGCGGAAAGATCCTTTTCGAGCGTATGGATCATTTGGCTAATGGCGGATTGTGTATAGCCAAGCTCTTCTGCAGCTTTTGTGAAGCTGCCTGTTTCAATCGCTTTTATAAAGGCGTAATATTGATTCATTTGCATTCTCCCTTTAGATTAGGAATTCTAATGGTTAAATTATAAATATTCGTTTTACTAATGTAAATGCTGTTGATAATATTAAGCCGAAAGAATATTCAAGTAGAGGGAAGGGCTTAGGCACTATGACACAGAAACAAGCAAACTTAATTTTGGCGACAGTCTCAATGGGATGGGGAACTTCCTATATTTTTATGAAGATTTGTGCTGATTCCATGTCACCGATGACAATGGTGGCATTTCGATTCGGTATCGCATTTTTCGTCATGATTGCTTTATTTTCAAAAAGAATTTTTCCGATTGATGTTAAAACATTAAAATACAGTATGGTAACAGGTTTGCTTTTATTAGGGATATTCATCTCCCTTTCTTACGGAATGAAAACCACAACTGCCTCCACTGCAGGCTTCCTCACAAGTACGACTGTAATACTTGTACCAATACTGCAAGCACTTATATATAGAAAATGGCCGAGTATCATGATTTCTGTTGGTGTAATTATTGTTGCTATTGGCTTGGCACTTCTGACAATTGGCGATGACTTCGCACTTGCATCGGGCTCTCTCTATTGCCTGGCCGCAGCTGTGTTTTATGCATTGCATATTATCGTGACAAACCTCTTTATAAAAAATGTTGATCCGTTAAAGCTTGGTGTATATCAGCTGGGGTTTGCAGCCTTATTTGCGGCAATTATCGGTATATTCGTGTTTGGTGATCTTTCACTGCCAAATAACGGTTTAGATTGGTTTGCTATCATTGGTCTTGCACTCATCTGCTCAGCATATGGATTTGTGATGCAGCCTATTGCCCAAAAGCATACAACACCTGAGGTGACAGGCTTTATATTTGCGTTGGAGCCAATTTTTGCGGCAATATTTGCAGCCGTTTTTCTCCATGAAAATATTGGCTTGCAGGGATATGCAGGAGCATTACTTGTATTAGCTGGTGTGTTAGCGGCAAGCCTCAAGTCTGAGAAGAAAGTTGATGACACAAGCAGTCAGCCTGTGATAAAGATAAAGAAACAAACGATTTAAAAAATCTGAAAATAAAGGGAAGACGTTTTGTTTCTGGTTATGAGATAATCTTTTCATGGAGACTTTGAGTCAGAGGAAGGTAAAGGAGAGAGGTCATGAAATGAAAAAATTATCGCAAACAAAGACGATATTGCTTTTGACTTTTCTCGTTATAGTATGGGGAGTCAACTGGCCGTTATCAAAAATGGCCCTTGAATATACACCACCACTGCTTTTTGCCGGGATACGAACTGTCCTTGGCGGATTGATATTGCTTGTGTTTGCATTGCCGCGAATCAAGCAACTAAGATTTAAGGAAACATGGCATTTATATGTTATTTCTGCTGTATTAAACATTATTATATTTTACGGATTGCAAACAGTCGGGTTAGGTTTTATGCCGGCAGGCTTATTTTCTGCCATTGTATTTATAGAGCCAGTTTTACTTGGCATTTTTTCATGGCTTTGGCTTGGGGAATTAATGTATGGATTGAAAATTGTTGGCTTGATACTAGGGTTTGTTGGCGTTGCTATTATAAGTACTGGCGGTATAACTGGCGATATCTCTGTTCTTGGAATATTCCTTGCACTTGGTTCTGCAATTGGATGGGGCTTAGGCACGGTTTTTGTGAAAAGAACAGGCAACCGAGTTGACTCGATATGGATGGTTACCATGCAGCTTCTGATTGGCGGGATTTTCTTATTATCGATTGGGTCTGGAACAGAAAGCTGGTCCAGTATTAATTGGCAGCTTCCTTTCGTTGCTAACCTGTTGTTCATATCCATATTTGTTATTGCTTTTGGCTGGCTCGTATACTTTACACTTGTCGGCGCTGGTGAGGCAAGTAAAGTTGGTTCGTATACCTTTCTTATACCGCTAATTGCTATTATCTGCAGTTCTATCGTTTTAAATGAATCGATTACCTTTAAGCTAGTATTAGGATTAATATGTATTGTTGTCAGCATATGCTTTGTTAATATTAAGTTAAAACCTAAGGTGATGAAGACACAAATAAACGGAAGATTATAGTGTTTTTTAGAAAAGAGTCTTTTGCTTGCAGAAGACTCTTTTCTTTTGAAAATTTGTCAATAAAATGCAATTTGATGAGGTAGATATGTTGAAATTTATATAAATTAACAAAATGTGGAGTATTATATGAAAAATCCTCAACAAATTCCAGTAAGATGCTTGCATCCTACTGAAGAAAATAATAAGGTGTATGTAGCAATTTTATAAGTATTTATTTCGGGGGTAACAAATGTCACATGTAAAACAACATGAAGTGAGCATACTAGATTATGAAAAAACAGGCCATCAAACCATTTTTGTGCAGTTTTCAGGGATGGATGCCATTACAGGCAAAAATTTTGCAGGAGAAGTCAAGTTTGTCGGCTCTATGCCATATGGTGATTTAATTCATCCAAAAAGAACGTTTTTATCAATAGAATGCAGAGAACATGTACAAGCGTGGCTTATAGATAAGTATTGTTCAGGTGCATTTAACTAAATCATTTAAGGGAGTGGGAAGTATCGACAGTATAAAAGTGAAAAGTCCAAAAGACTGCGGTAACTCACCTAAAAAAAGATTTATTAACGAACATATTATTGCTTTAGCAAGGCAAGACATCGGTTTATTAGAGACCACCTTTTCAAATAATAGTCATTGGAATATTGTCGGAAAAGTTCAGGCTGCTGGAAAACAAGAGGTACTGGAGGCGGTACTTGACCGCTTTAATGGAGAAATAAAGGAAATTGAAATTCAGCAAATCATTACACATGGCAGCACGGCTGCTGCTAACGGCAGCTTTAAAACAGCAGAAGGTCGTGAGTTCTCCTTCTGTCATTTATATCAATTCGTCAGTGCAGGAAAAAATGTAATCAAGGAAATGACTACATATTTAATCATGACAAGTGAATTGGGGGAGTATAATGATGGAGCCTGAATGGCTGAAATGGGCGAAGGAACTGCAAGCAATTGCCCAAACAGGATTGGCTTATTCAAAGGATGTATATGATAAGGAAAGATTTGAATCAATCCGAAGAATAAGTGTCGAGATATTGGCTAAATATACTAACGTGGATTCTTCCATCATCAAGGACTTATTTGCAAACGAAACTGGCTATGCAACACCAAAGGTCGATATCAGAGCGGCAGTATTTTTCGATAAGAAGATTTTGTTAGTAAAAGAAAAAACGGACGGCAAATGGGCATTGCCTGGCGGTTGGGGAGACATCGGCTTATCTCCAAGTGAGGTTGCTGTTAAAGAAGTGCAGGAGGAATCTGGATTTGACGTGAAAGCATTGAAATTAATGGCTGTGTTTGACAAGAAATTTCATGACCATCCTCCGTCTCCAATCCATGTTTATAAGCTGTTGATTCAATGTGAAATTATTGGAGGTCTTGCAGCAGAAGGTATAGAAACAAGCGCTGTACAGTTCTTTGCAGAAAACAACCTCCCGCCGCTGTCATTGCCAAGAAATACAGAGGCACAGATCCATCTTGCCTTTAAGCATTTATATAATCCAAATGAGCCAGTATATTTTGATTAATATTTTTAATAATTTTTTAAAAGCTGTTGACAACTAACGATAATTATTTTATTATTATCTCATATTCAAGATATATTAAATCGAGATATTAAAGCAGCTTCGTTTTTATTTTTTTAAATAAATATCTCGAATTCAAAATAAATTCATTAAATGAGTGGAGGAAAATGAAATGAGCAAAAAAACAATGGGAATTCACCATATTACAGCAATTGTCGGGCATCCACAGGAAAACGTTGATTTTTATGCAGGTGTATTGGGATTAAGATTAGTGAAACAAACGGTTAATTTCGATGACCCTGGAACATATCACCTTTATTTCGGTAATGAAGGCGGCAAGCCTGGGACAATTATTACGTTTTTCCCTTGGGCAGGAGCAAGGCAAGGAGTGGTTGGAGATGGTCAAGTAGGTGTCACTTCCTATGCTGTGCCAGTGGGAGCATTAAGTTTCTGGGAAGAAAGATTAGAAAAGTTCAATATTCCTTATGAAAAAGCAGAGCGCTTCGGAGAAGTTTATCTTGAATTTAGTGACCCGCATGGCCTTCAGCTTCAGTTAGTTGAAAGAGCAAGCGGAGAAGTAAATACTTGGACATTCGGCAATGTGACTTCAGATGTGGCAATTAAAGGTTTCGGTGGTGCAACGTTGTTGTCTGCACAACCAGAAAAAACGGCTGAATTGTTAGAGCATGTGATGGGACTTGAAGTAGTCGGACAAGAAGACAATATTATCCGATTCCGTTCAACAGCTGATATCGGTAATATTATTGATCTAAAAACAACAACTATTGGCAGAGGTGAAATGGGAGTCGGGACTGTTCATCATATTGCTTGGCGTGCTACTGATGATGCAGATCAATTAGATTGGCAGGAATATATCGCAGACAAAGGATATGGTGTAACAGCAGTTCGTGACAGAAACTACTTTAATGCTATCTACTTTAGAGAGCATGGAGAGATATTATTTGAAATTGCTACAGATCCTCCAGGTTTTGCTCATGATGAAACGCTTGAAACAATGGGAACAAACTTGAAGCTGCCAGCGCAATATGAGCAGCATCGTGCACAGCTTGAAAAAGTCCTTATCCCAATTGAAGTAAAACAGCTAGATTAACTGTGTGAAGCCATAATAATATGGCTTCACCGGAAGATTTATTTAAATCATAAAAAAAAATGAAGAAATAATAGAGGAGAAGATGAAAATGGAAGATTTAGGTTTATTGTTAATTCGAGTAATGGTTGGGATTGTGTTTATGTTTTATGGATCACAGAAGCTGTTCGGAATATTTGGTGGACACGGCATAAAAGGAACAGGCGGCTGGTTTGAGTCTATTGGTGTGAAACCAGGGGTACCTGCAGCAGTATTGAGCGGTCTTGGCGAGTTTATAAGTGGGATTTTGTTTATTATCGGTTTATTTTTACCTTTGGCAGCAGCAATCATAACGATCATTATGGCTGGAGCAATTGTAAAGGTTCATGGTTCGAAGGGATTTGCCAATGGTGCAGGCGGTTATGAATATAATTTAATGCTTATTGTTGTGGCAATGGGAATGGCATTAGTTGGACCAGGAGCATTTGCATTAGGCCTATAAGAAAATAAGTAGAGACACGGATATTGACCTTTATCTAGGTAGATGTTATAATTATCACGAATTAAAGATATCTTAATTAAAAATAAAAAAAATATATTTTTTCGCTCATATCTCGAAATCGAGATAATAATAGGAGGACTCTTCCATGAATGAATTAAAAGGACTTCATCACATTACAGCAATTACAAGCAGCGCTGAAAAAATTTATGAATTTTTCACTAATGTTTTAGGATTAAGACTAGTGAAAAAAACAGTTAATCAAGATGACATCCAAACATATCATTTATACTTCACAGATGATGTTGGCAGTCCTGGTACAGACATGACGTTTTTCGATTTTCCAGGTATCCCAAAAGGAGTGCACGGCACGAATGAAATTTCGAAAACCTCCTTCCGTGTGCCGACAGACGCAGCTCTGGCATATTGGGTAAAACGCTTTGACAAATACGATGTAAAGCATAAAGGCATTCAAGAGCAATTTGGTAAAAAGACGTTATCATTTGTCGATTTTGACGATCAGCAGTACCAGTTAATATCAGATGAAAAAAATGAAGGAGTTGCAGCGGGTACGCCGTGGCAAAATGGTCCAGTACCATTAGAGTTTGCGATAACTGGTTTAGGACCGATTTTCGTGCGAACATCTTATTTTGATTACTTTAAAGAAGTATTAGAGAAAGTGTTCCTTATGAAGGAGTTAGGTCAAGAAGATTCCTTCCATCTATTTGAAATGGGTGAAGGTGGTAATGGGGCACAAGTAATCGTGGAATTCAATAACATTCTTCCACAAGCTCGCCAAGGTTTCGGTACAGTTCACCATGCTGCATTCCGCGTGGCAGATCGCGCTGAACTGGATGAGTGGACAAATCGCTTATCAAGCTTCCAATTACCAAATTCAGGTTTTGTGGAGCGCTACTATTTCGGCTCCTTATACTCTAATGTGGCACCACAAGTATTATTTGAATTGGCAACAGATGGACCAGGATTCATGGGTGATGAGCCTTATGAAACCCTTGGAGAAAAATTAGCACTACCGCCATTCTTTGAATCAAAACGGGAGGAGATTGAGCAGCTTGTCCGCCCGATCAACACTGTTCGCAGCACTCTAAAAATAGACAAAGAATATTTGTAATAAAAGGGGATTATGTTAATGGGTTTTTTCAGTAAACTATTTGGAACAAAACAAGAGGAGGAACAAACAATGGAAAAATTAAATATCGGTATTATACTTGGATCAACTAGAGAAGGACGTGTAAGTCCACAGGTTGGCGCATGGGTGAAGGAATTAGCAGACAAACGCGGTGATGCAAACTATACAGTTATTGATATCGCTGATTATAAATTGCCATTTTTAGGTGAGCCGGGAGCGGATGCTTCAGGAGCTGCTGCTTGGTCTGAAATTATCGCCAAACAGGACGGTTTCGTATTTATCGTGCAAGAATACAACCACTCTATAACAGCAGCGCTGAAAAATGCTTTAGATTTCCTTCGTGATGAATGGAATAACAAAGCTGCAGGAATCGTATCCTACGGTTCAGTTGGAGGAGCTCGTGCAGCAGAGCATTTGCGCGGAATACTTGGAGAATTGCTAGTGGCTGACGTTCGAGTACACCCAGCATTGTCTTTATTCACTGATTTTGAAAATGGTACAGAATTCAAGCCGAAAGAAGTCCAAGCAGAGTCAGTTAACCAAATGCTAGACCAAGTAATCCCATGGTCAACAGCATTGAAAACTATCCGTAAATAATTGAAAGAAAATAAGCCTGTGCATGCTGCACAGGCTTATTAGTCGTTCCAGGGGAGTTAAATAGTTACAGAGAATCAAACTAAGTCAAAACGCATCTTGCTTTGCAATGTTCGTGTTTGGCTTTACTTTTATTAAAATCGAGAATGAACTCTTTCCCCTTGTACCCAAACTTCTTTAATGTTTTCTGGACGAACAAGGTAAATTATTTTTTGAAAAATGTCATCTAAAGCTTCATGAGCATCAAAAATAGGAAGCTTAGCTGATGGCATTTTTGTATCAATAATTTGGACGTCCCACGTATAATTTTCTTCTAATTTTCCAATAGGCAGGCTTAAGCTTTCACCACCGCCAGCAGTAGCTAAGTAAAAGGCTTCATGAATAGAAATGCGAGAATCTGCCACTCCTCGTTCTTCAGCGGCAAGAGCAGTACTGACACCATCCTCGAGCATCCTTGACGAAACCACTGCTTGTTTGGCATTGTCGTAAATACTTGGAGTTGCTCCTGCTGAAATATCTGTTCCAAGGCCAATGTCGATTCCCATCGCTTGCAATCTTTTTAACGGTAATACACTGTTGGCAAAGTAGGCGTTTGAAAGTGGACAATGGCTTATGGCTGTTCCAGTGCTAGCGAATAATTCAGCATCCTTGTCATCGAGGAAATTACTATGAGCCATAACAGATTTATCGCCTAACAATCCGAAATCATGAAGTGCGAAAGCATCATTTTTCTTAAATCTATCCTTCACATATTGATGAGCCCAATCACTTTCACTGCAATGGGACTGGATATGAGTATCGTATTTAGCAGCAAGCTCACCAAGCCCTTGCAATGCTTCATCTGAACAGCTCGGAATAAAACGCGGCGTAACAACAGGGTAGACACCTTGCTTTACTTCTCTAGCTAAGTCCTTCATTGCAAGGATAAATTCCTCCGTATCTTTTATAGCTGTTATTGGATTTGCATCTCGGTAGTAGTCTGGATTTTGGTCTGGATCATCCATTACTACTTTACCAACAAGGCCACGTTGTCCTTTTTTAGCGCAAATTTCTGCTAATAATAAGCTTGCTTCCTTGTGGACTGTCGCAAAATAGAGGACAGTGGTGGTCCCGTTGGCGAGTAAGGTACTAACTAAATCCTCATACACCGTTTTGGCGAATGCCAAATCTGCATATTTTGCTTCAAGCGGGAATGTATAGGTATGCAGCCAATCATACAGCGGAAGATCAAGAGCAGTACCTGATTGGGCCCATTGCGGGGCGTGAACATGTAAGTCGACAAAACCAGGTAAGAAATATTGTCCTTCTTCTAATTGACGAAAGTTCGCATCCTCTTTATGTTTGGCAATAAGAGAAGTGTATTCCTCCTGTTCAGGGCTAACAACCTTTTCAATCATCCCGTTGCTATTTACAAAGAACAAATGATTTTCCATAATAGTTACTTTTTTAGGAGAGTAACTGCTAAATGCAGTACCATGAAAAATATACGTATAATTAATAATAAACACCTTCCTATAGTTCGTGTTTTGTGGTAATATAAATATTGTAATAGATGATTAGTAGCTAGTCTACATGAAATCAGATAGTTTTACTAGATTTTAAAAATTTAGAAAAAACTATTTTCGAAAAATATCTTGCACTAAAAAAAAATCGTGGTATTGTAGTAAAAAACAAAACTAAATAGTGTTTTTCATATAATCGTGGGGATATGGCCTACAAGTTTCTACCTGTTTACCGTAAATAAACTGACTATGAAAAGCAAAAAGAATGGCTTACTGATATAGGTCTATTCTTTTTGATACTTTGAATCTATAAAGCTCGAAGTACATGCTTTTCTGTTGGTGGGAAAAGTATGTACTTCGAGCTTTTTTAAGTTGGTAGAAACTATTGATTATATGAATGTCTAGTAACCTACAGGGGGAATGGGAGA carries:
- a CDS encoding NUDIX hydrolase, with the protein product MEPEWLKWAKELQAIAQTGLAYSKDVYDKERFESIRRISVEILAKYTNVDSSIIKDLFANETGYATPKVDIRAAVFFDKKILLVKEKTDGKWALPGGWGDIGLSPSEVAVKEVQEESGFDVKALKLMAVFDKKFHDHPPSPIHVYKLLIQCEIIGGLAAEGIETSAVQFFAENNLPPLSLPRNTEAQIHLAFKHLYNPNEPVYFD
- a CDS encoding ring-cleaving dioxygenase, producing the protein MSKKTMGIHHITAIVGHPQENVDFYAGVLGLRLVKQTVNFDDPGTYHLYFGNEGGKPGTIITFFPWAGARQGVVGDGQVGVTSYAVPVGALSFWEERLEKFNIPYEKAERFGEVYLEFSDPHGLQLQLVERASGEVNTWTFGNVTSDVAIKGFGGATLLSAQPEKTAELLEHVMGLEVVGQEDNIIRFRSTADIGNIIDLKTTTIGRGEMGVGTVHHIAWRATDDADQLDWQEYIADKGYGVTAVRDRNYFNAIYFREHGEILFEIATDPPGFAHDETLETMGTNLKLPAQYEQHRAQLEKVLIPIEVKQLD
- a CDS encoding ring-cleaving dioxygenase, yielding MNELKGLHHITAITSSAEKIYEFFTNVLGLRLVKKTVNQDDIQTYHLYFTDDVGSPGTDMTFFDFPGIPKGVHGTNEISKTSFRVPTDAALAYWVKRFDKYDVKHKGIQEQFGKKTLSFVDFDDQQYQLISDEKNEGVAAGTPWQNGPVPLEFAITGLGPIFVRTSYFDYFKEVLEKVFLMKELGQEDSFHLFEMGEGGNGAQVIVEFNNILPQARQGFGTVHHAAFRVADRAELDEWTNRLSSFQLPNSGFVERYYFGSLYSNVAPQVLFELATDGPGFMGDEPYETLGEKLALPPFFESKREEIEQLVRPINTVRSTLKIDKEYL
- a CDS encoding DMT family transporter, encoding MTQKQANLILATVSMGWGTSYIFMKICADSMSPMTMVAFRFGIAFFVMIALFSKRIFPIDVKTLKYSMVTGLLLLGIFISLSYGMKTTTASTAGFLTSTTVILVPILQALIYRKWPSIMISVGVIIVAIGLALLTIGDDFALASGSLYCLAAAVFYALHIIVTNLFIKNVDPLKLGVYQLGFAALFAAIIGIFVFGDLSLPNNGLDWFAIIGLALICSAYGFVMQPIAQKHTTPEVTGFIFALEPIFAAIFAAVFLHENIGLQGYAGALLVLAGVLAASLKSEKKVDDTSSQPVIKIKKQTI
- a CDS encoding YhgE/Pip domain-containing protein, whose product is MLKNKLLLLTPIIALAIIFIFSLTLIPSVQPEPKNLPIAIVNEDEGVELPNQAKMNVGKQLVKMIKENSKATSDQKDPTVKWVEVKNTEEVQKGLDKQEYYAALVIPKDLSAKQASLQTAAPSAAELEIYVNQGMNTMASTLAGQILNGIVDNINNNVRTQLLQGLEQQGATITSKQAEILAAPITSKVTNVNETGSNSANGNAPVSLFQPLWMASLASAAIIFISLRKIANTADRKRNFAVKLVQILIGAIATLVVGFGLTWIASDLVGLHIPDFTNTALFLAITSFSFFLMISAVLSLIGLRGMPLFILMLFFGAPLLAMAPEMMSSFYHDWVYSWLPMRFMVSGLRELLFFGKGLTWDSVSHLVWIGAGGLIVMLASALRVNATNKNPQNEKLEG
- a CDS encoding bifunctional transcriptional activator/DNA repair enzyme AdaA, whose product is MSEKKKQEFYKALVEKNPQYDGIFFAGIKTTGIFCHATCTAKKPKYENCVFYLTAEEALLSGFRPCKRCNPLHYPHSIPEEVEILVAAIESSPEKRWKEADFHELGIHSATARRKFKEVYGMTFVQYARSRRMGMAFKKIMTGKKVIDQQVSVGYDSSSGFNDAFTKIMGNPPKKTAISIINANIFSTPLGNMISLTDANYLYLLEFTDRRGLEREIEKLRVKHNARILPGNTDIHTSLINQMNLYFSKELVQFSIPIIKSGTPFQIKVWDILSAIPAGQTISYQDIAHKLGDKNLVRAVGNANGANQISIIIPCHRVINTNGELGGYGGGIERKKYLLELEKPIGH
- a CDS encoding DUF3892 domain-containing protein, with translation MEGKDFQKTYDEYMQQGMDQARLEAVGEVESGTEQIIAVRKNDDEDIIAFKTSSGRELDYLTALEEAKAGKLAHIDVFHKYGRDIIRSEPDGITENNLDNLPSF
- a CDS encoding DMT family transporter; this encodes MKKLSQTKTILLLTFLVIVWGVNWPLSKMALEYTPPLLFAGIRTVLGGLILLVFALPRIKQLRFKETWHLYVISAVLNIIIFYGLQTVGLGFMPAGLFSAIVFIEPVLLGIFSWLWLGELMYGLKIVGLILGFVGVAIISTGGITGDISVLGIFLALGSAIGWGLGTVFVKRTGNRVDSIWMVTMQLLIGGIFLLSIGSGTESWSSINWQLPFVANLLFISIFVIAFGWLVYFTLVGAGEASKVGSYTFLIPLIAIICSSIVLNESITFKLVLGLICIVVSICFVNIKLKPKVMKTQINGRL
- a CDS encoding NADPH-dependent FMN reductase, which produces MGFFSKLFGTKQEEEQTMEKLNIGIILGSTREGRVSPQVGAWVKELADKRGDANYTVIDIADYKLPFLGEPGADASGAAAWSEIIAKQDGFVFIVQEYNHSITAALKNALDFLRDEWNNKAAGIVSYGSVGGARAAEHLRGILGELLVADVRVHPALSLFTDFENGTEFKPKEVQAESVNQMLDQVIPWSTALKTIRK
- a CDS encoding LysR family transcriptional regulator, with product MNQYYAFIKAIETGSFTKAAEELGYTQSAISQMIHTLEKDLSATLIIRSRTGITLTPDGVELLPFIRKICNSHRELLERRKEMEGLESGLIRIGAFSSVSSHWLPKLMKDFKEKHPAVHFELHQGDYTDISNWIKEGSVDFGFVNPYGINNLTTIKLQEDDMLAVLPLDHPLASLDKVPLQQLTNDPFILLKDGEISEALTIFDHYHFEPSIHYHVHDDYTIMSMIEQGLGISILPKLILQRCPYQIVTKLIDPPFVRSISLAYKDKRVLPIACRHFIDFILQRYRKY
- a CDS encoding DoxX family protein, which gives rise to MEDLGLLLIRVMVGIVFMFYGSQKLFGIFGGHGIKGTGGWFESIGVKPGVPAAVLSGLGEFISGILFIIGLFLPLAAAIITIIMAGAIVKVHGSKGFANGAGGYEYNLMLIVVAMGMALVGPGAFALGL